CGCCCGAACGAGTGGACCATAACCACCCATAGATTGCACGCCGGTACGCATTGTGAGTGGCGCAGTAAATCTCTACAGTAACCGTGGCTCACTGAGCGAGCGGGAGGGCATCGCGCTCAGTCAGCGGATCACCAAACTGGGTATGAACCTCACTGAGGAGTGGCTTTGCTTCGACACGGCACCACGACGAGAAAGAAGTCCAGACCACACCGTCTGGCCACAGCGGTGGTGACTGCGGGCCTTCTCGCTTCCGTCAGCGGCTGTGGGCTGCTGAGCGGGGAAGAGGACACAGCGGAGTCGCAGGGCGGTAACGGCTCCGTGGAGAAGTCCACCATCACGGTCGCCCATCTGCCCTCCATCGACGTCGCTCCGCTGTACATCGCGAAGAACGAAGGGTACTTCGAGGACGAAGGACTCAACGTCAAGATCGAACAGGTGGCCAGTGGCCAGGCCGCGACTCAGAAGATGATCGGCGGCGACGCCGACATCGTGCAGTCCAGTTACGTGCCATTCCTGCTCGCCCACAAGGGCAGCGGCGCCGACCTTAAGATCATCTCCGACGCGGTCTCCGCGGCGCCGGACACCTTCGTGCTCGTCGCGAAGAAGGGCGGCGACGTGAAGTCGATCGACGACCTCGAAGGCAAGAAGATCGCGGTGTCGGCGCTCAAGACCATCTCCGACACCATGGTGATGTCGGCGATGAAGACGAACGGCCTCGATTACCGGAGCGTCGAATTCGTCCAGATGTCGTTCCCCGACATCCCCTCGGCCGTCGCGAAGGGCCAGGTGGACGCGGGCCTGGTCATCGAGCCGTTCCTCACGATGGGCGCCGAGGAGTACGGCGTCACCCCGATCGCGGACGTGGCCACCGGTCCGACGAAGGACTTCCCGCTCGCCGGGTACGGAGCACTCGCCGACTTCGTCGAGAAGAACCCCAAGACGGTCGCCGCCTTCCAGCGGGCGATGGAACGCGCCACCGAGGACGCCCAGGACCGCGCGGTCATCGAGCCGGTCATTCAGGAGACCGCGGGCATCGACGCCACCACCGCGTCCCTGGTGAAACTGCCCAACTTCCACGCCTCTCTGGACGCTTCCCGCCTCCAGCGGGTTCCCGACCTGATGGTGGAATTCGGGCTGCTGGACGAGAAGCTCGACATCGCACCGATGATCGTCCAACCGAGCGCCACCTGACGTGAAACCTCTCGTACGCAACCTCGTCGGCCTGATCGCCTTCCTCGGCCTGTGGGAACTGGTGGTCAGGCTCGGCTTGGTTCAGGAAGAAGACGTCCCCCCGGCGACGGTCGTGCTGACCAGGATCGTGGACCTGTTGGGGCAGGAAGCCTTCCTGCGGGACATCATCGCCACGGTCCTGGCGTGGTTGATAGCACTGGGCATCGCCGCGGCGATCGGCATTCCGTTGGGACTCGTCCTCGGGAACTTCCCGCGGGTGCGGCTCGCCACCCGCGCGGTGGTGGAGTTCCTGCGGCCGATCCCCTCGGTGGCCCTGATCCCGCTCGTGCTGGTGTCGATCGGTGGGGGCCCGGAAGCGAAGATCACCCTCGCGGTGTACGCCGCGTTGTGGCCGATCCTCTACAACACCATCTACGCCTTCGACGAGATCGATCCGCTGCTCATCGACACCGCGCGTTCGTGCGGTGTGCCCAAGGCGGGCATCCTGGCCTCGGTGGCGTTGCCGCACGCGGCCCCGTTCGTGTTCACCGGCATTCGGATCTCGGCCTCGGTGGGGCTGATCGTCATCGTCAGCACGGAGTTCATCGCGGGATCGAACGTCGGCATAGGAAGCGTCATCCTGGAAGCCGCCTACGGTGCGGGCAGAACGGACATCGTGCTCGCGGGCACCGTGGTGGCCGGGCTCATCGGCTACCTCGCCAACGAAGGCCTGGAGAAGCTGAGCGGAAAGCTGTTCAAATGGCACAAGGCGACCACGGCGGAGGTGGCATGAGCGAGAATCACGGGGTCGCTCATGACCACCGACCGGGTGCGGGTGCCCCGCAGGACACCGCAGGTGGCATGGCCAAGACCGCTGGTGTCGCCAGGAATTTCCTGCTGAAGTGGTCGCTCGCCATCGGCCTCGTCGTGCTGTGGGAGCTGGCCACGCTGGCCGCGGAGAGCGCGTTCTTCCCAAGACCCACGGAGATCCTGGCCCAAGCGGTCGACGTCTGGTTCTCCGGCCCCGCCTCCCACCTCTTCCTCGCCGACACCGTGTTCGACGACGTGTTGCCCAGCCTGGGCAGGGTCTTCGGAAGCTGGGCGATCGCGGTGGTGCTCGGTGTCGCGTTGGGCACGGCGCTGGGCCGCTCGCAGACGGCGATGGACTACATCGGTCCGCTGCTGTCGTTCATGCGCGCGGTGCCGCCGCCCGCGTTGATCCCGGTGTTCCTGGTGTTGTTCGGCATCGACAACACCATGAAGGTCGTGACGATCGTCTTCGGCTCGATCTGGCCCATCATTCTGAACACCGTCGACGGAGTCCGCTCGGTGAATCCGTTGCAGCAGGAGACGGCCAGGGCGTTCCGCACACCGCGCCGCTACTGGGTCACGATGG
The window above is part of the Saccharomonospora glauca K62 genome. Proteins encoded here:
- a CDS encoding ABC transporter substrate-binding protein, encoding MLRHGTTTRKKSRPHRLATAVVTAGLLASVSGCGLLSGEEDTAESQGGNGSVEKSTITVAHLPSIDVAPLYIAKNEGYFEDEGLNVKIEQVASGQAATQKMIGGDADIVQSSYVPFLLAHKGSGADLKIISDAVSAAPDTFVLVAKKGGDVKSIDDLEGKKIAVSALKTISDTMVMSAMKTNGLDYRSVEFVQMSFPDIPSAVAKGQVDAGLVIEPFLTMGAEEYGVTPIADVATGPTKDFPLAGYGALADFVEKNPKTVAAFQRAMERATEDAQDRAVIEPVIQETAGIDATTASLVKLPNFHASLDASRLQRVPDLMVEFGLLDEKLDIAPMIVQPSAT
- a CDS encoding ABC transporter permease, which encodes MKPLVRNLVGLIAFLGLWELVVRLGLVQEEDVPPATVVLTRIVDLLGQEAFLRDIIATVLAWLIALGIAAAIGIPLGLVLGNFPRVRLATRAVVEFLRPIPSVALIPLVLVSIGGGPEAKITLAVYAALWPILYNTIYAFDEIDPLLIDTARSCGVPKAGILASVALPHAAPFVFTGIRISASVGLIVIVSTEFIAGSNVGIGSVILEAAYGAGRTDIVLAGTVVAGLIGYLANEGLEKLSGKLFKWHKATTAEVA
- a CDS encoding ABC transporter permease: MAKTAGVARNFLLKWSLAIGLVVLWELATLAAESAFFPRPTEILAQAVDVWFSGPASHLFLADTVFDDVLPSLGRVFGSWAIAVVLGVALGTALGRSQTAMDYIGPLLSFMRAVPPPALIPVFLVLFGIDNTMKVVTIVFGSIWPIILNTVDGVRSVNPLQQETARAFRTPRRYWVTMVVLPAAMPKIFAGMRLSLSLALILMVISEMVGVTNGIGFQLIFAQQSYEFPTMWTWIVLLGVLGYGLNALLLAVERRVLSWQPTRGAADAKTTGV